Proteins encoded within one genomic window of Gloeobacter kilaueensis JS1:
- the cpeA gene encoding class 1 C-phycoerythrin subunit alpha, translating to MKSVVTTVITAADAAGRFPSGSDLESVQGNIQRAAARLEAAEKLSAGHDAVVKEAGDVVFKKYPYLKQAGEAGDSAEKVAKCYRDIDHYLRLINYSLVVGGTGPLDEWGISGAREVYRALNLPTQAYVAAFQYTRDRACAPRDMSPQALTEFRAYLDYVINALS from the coding sequence ATGAAGTCTGTCGTCACCACTGTCATCACCGCCGCTGACGCAGCCGGTCGTTTCCCGAGCGGCTCGGATCTGGAGTCCGTCCAGGGCAACATCCAGCGCGCCGCCGCCCGCCTTGAGGCTGCCGAGAAGCTGTCTGCCGGCCACGATGCCGTCGTCAAAGAAGCCGGCGATGTCGTCTTCAAAAAGTATCCCTACCTCAAGCAGGCGGGTGAAGCCGGTGATTCGGCTGAGAAGGTGGCCAAGTGCTACCGCGACATCGACCATTACCTGCGGCTCATCAACTACTCGCTGGTCGTTGGCGGCACCGGTCCGCTCGACGAGTGGGGCATCTCGGGTGCGCGCGAAGTCTATCGCGCCCTCAACCTGCCCACCCAGGCATACGTTGCGGCTTTCCAGTACACCCGTGACCGCGCCTGCGCCCCCCGCGACATGTCGCCCCAGGCGCTGACCGAGTTCCGCGCCTACCTCGACTACGTAATCAACGCCCTCAGCTAG
- a CDS encoding allophycocyanin, subunit beta — MVLDAFSRAVVAADSKTAYIGGAELAALKQYIAAGNKRLDAVNAITSNASCIVSDALAGIVNENPGLISAGGNLYTNRRTAACLRDLEIVLRYIAYALLAGDSSVLEDRALNGLKETYIALGVPVPSTVRAMNIAKASVVAFINNTASKRKIDTPSGDCSALAAEAASYFDKATAALR, encoded by the coding sequence ATGGTACTTGATGCTTTTTCAAGAGCCGTAGTTGCTGCCGATTCAAAGACTGCTTACATCGGCGGTGCTGAACTCGCCGCGCTCAAGCAGTATATCGCCGCTGGCAACAAGCGTCTCGACGCCGTCAATGCGATCACCAGCAACGCCAGCTGCATCGTCTCCGATGCGCTCGCCGGTATCGTCAACGAAAATCCCGGCTTGATCTCCGCCGGTGGCAACCTCTACACCAACCGCCGCACCGCCGCCTGCCTGCGCGACCTCGAAATCGTCCTGCGCTATATCGCCTACGCTCTCCTGGCGGGCGATTCTTCTGTGCTCGAAGATCGGGCGCTCAACGGCCTCAAGGAAACCTACATTGCCCTTGGGGTGCCGGTTCCTTCCACCGTGCGGGCGATGAACATTGCCAAGGCTTCGGTTGTGGCTTTCATCAACAACACCGCCAGCAAGCGCAAGATCGACACGCCCTCCGGCGATTGCTCGGCGCTCGCGGCTGAGGCTGCCAGCTACTTTGACAAGGCGACGGCGGCGCTGCGCTAG
- a CDS encoding phycobiliprotein lyase, with the protein MDAMEFFRRSAGRWQSQRTTHHLAFRRSEAGESEIAVDTLRADAPQVVELCKLHGIDPAGAAGATLVSWQGRMGWDREEENHSGATVMVLVPDDAGGRTGQLLRERGYAEVAPVVGRYFMDDEDGLNLITEYETMSVVERFWFITPDLRLRASTLKRFGGFSTATYCTETRLTDEAEQAADASPIRQPVSLWSW; encoded by the coding sequence ATGGACGCAATGGAATTTTTCCGGCGCAGCGCTGGCCGCTGGCAGTCGCAGCGCACGACGCACCATCTCGCCTTTCGTCGCTCGGAGGCGGGAGAGTCGGAGATTGCGGTGGACACGCTGAGGGCCGATGCGCCCCAGGTCGTCGAACTATGCAAGCTGCACGGGATCGATCCGGCGGGAGCGGCGGGGGCGACGCTGGTGAGCTGGCAGGGCCGCATGGGCTGGGACCGCGAAGAAGAAAACCACAGTGGTGCAACAGTGATGGTGCTGGTTCCCGACGATGCGGGCGGGCGGACGGGGCAACTGTTGCGGGAGCGCGGCTACGCCGAGGTGGCACCGGTGGTCGGGCGCTATTTTATGGACGACGAGGACGGCCTCAATTTGATCACCGAGTACGAGACGATGAGTGTGGTCGAGCGCTTCTGGTTCATCACCCCCGATCTGCGCCTCAGGGCCAGTACCCTCAAGCGCTTCGGCGGCTTCAGCACTGCCACTTATTGCACCGAGACGCGATTGACGGACGAGGCTGAGCAGGCAGCCGATGCGTCACCAATCAGGCAGCCCGTCTCCTTGTGGAGCTGGTAG
- a CDS encoding phycobiliprotein lyase translates to MDVRTIEQFLELSIGRWRSQRSGHHLAFGHFEEVRSTIDITALAGDDPAVIELCHQHDVAAGAISHPFAMHWQGESDWDENAAFEGSNVLVPVPDLADPKAGRLLRDKGYAETVAAVGRYALQPDGTFLLITEYDRASAEERIWFATPNLRFRVSLIKTRDGNGVMTASFSSEIRSLPSHEQK, encoded by the coding sequence GTGGACGTCAGGACGATCGAGCAATTTCTTGAACTGTCGATTGGCCGCTGGCGCTCGCAGCGCAGCGGTCACCATCTCGCCTTCGGCCACTTCGAGGAGGTGCGCTCGACCATCGACATCACCGCCCTGGCGGGGGACGATCCGGCGGTAATCGAGCTGTGCCACCAGCACGATGTCGCTGCCGGGGCAATCTCGCATCCGTTTGCGATGCACTGGCAGGGCGAGTCCGATTGGGACGAGAACGCTGCCTTCGAGGGCAGCAATGTGCTGGTGCCGGTTCCGGATCTGGCCGATCCGAAGGCCGGACGCCTGCTGCGCGACAAAGGCTATGCCGAGACGGTCGCGGCTGTCGGGCGCTACGCCCTCCAGCCGGACGGCACATTCTTGCTGATCACCGAGTACGACCGGGCCAGCGCTGAGGAGCGCATCTGGTTTGCCACACCCAACCTCCGCTTTCGGGTCTCGCTCATCAAGACCCGCGACGGCAACGGCGTGATGACCGCTTCTTTTTCTTCTGAAATCCGTTCCCTTCCCAGCCATGAGCAAAAGTGA
- a CDS encoding chromophore lyase CpcT/CpeT: protein MSKSDLLLLAHWMAGDFSNRDQALAQPQLFAHIHIYFRPLPSAFFGTPGFYSEQVYDYDLWNPYRQGVHRLVDLGDSIVVENYGLKEAALYAGAGHDRDILLTIPRDGLERRPGCAMVFRREGEHFLGSVEPGNRCLIQRNGRQTYLVSEVELSETTWESLDRGMDIDTDEQVWGSKAGPLVFKKHQSFAAEVQADGV from the coding sequence ATGAGCAAAAGTGACCTGCTCCTTCTGGCCCACTGGATGGCGGGGGACTTCAGCAACCGCGATCAGGCTCTCGCCCAGCCCCAACTTTTTGCCCACATTCATATCTACTTCCGGCCTCTGCCCTCTGCTTTTTTCGGCACACCGGGCTTTTACTCCGAGCAGGTCTACGACTACGACCTGTGGAACCCCTATCGCCAGGGTGTCCACCGGCTGGTCGATCTGGGCGACAGTATCGTTGTTGAAAACTACGGTCTCAAGGAAGCCGCCCTCTACGCCGGGGCGGGCCACGACCGCGACATCCTGCTCACCATTCCCCGAGATGGCCTGGAGCGCCGCCCCGGCTGCGCGATGGTCTTTCGCCGCGAGGGTGAGCACTTTTTGGGCAGCGTCGAACCTGGCAACCGCTGCTTGATCCAGCGCAATGGCCGTCAGACCTACCTGGTGAGCGAAGTAGAACTGAGCGAGACCACCTGGGAAAGCCTCGATCGGGGCATGGACATCGATACCGACGAGCAGGTCTGGGGTTCAAAGGCGGGTCCGCTTGTATTTAAGAAGCACCAGAGCTTTGCCGCAGAAGTCCAGGCCGATGGCGTCTGA
- a CDS encoding phycobilisome protein, whose product MQLSDAVQALIRKARIVSFASWSTSFSPATIERLQTADDEGRYLTDTDLEALLADGPHDARVVQAARLLRDEAPAIVSEAREQVLAHFPGIAEAGGDLYPQARADACWRDFWHFLRCISYGVAAERHDFTSSEGLHYMGLLYQELRVPLPAMLLGLESLKKASLQRFAPEMQATVAPCFEALIVQLRPFEQEE is encoded by the coding sequence ATGCAACTGAGTGATGCTGTCCAGGCTCTCATCCGCAAAGCGCGCATCGTCAGCTTTGCCAGTTGGAGCACGAGCTTCTCCCCAGCCACGATCGAGCGCCTGCAGACCGCCGACGATGAAGGGCGCTACCTGACCGACACCGATCTCGAAGCGCTGCTTGCCGATGGGCCGCACGATGCCAGAGTGGTTCAGGCTGCCCGTCTGTTGCGCGACGAAGCACCCGCGATCGTCTCGGAGGCGAGAGAGCAGGTACTCGCCCACTTTCCCGGCATTGCCGAAGCGGGAGGCGATCTCTATCCCCAGGCGCGGGCCGATGCCTGCTGGCGCGATTTCTGGCATTTTTTGCGCTGCATCAGCTACGGCGTCGCTGCGGAGCGCCACGACTTTACGAGCAGCGAAGGGCTGCACTACATGGGGCTTCTGTACCAGGAGCTGCGGGTGCCGCTTCCGGCAATGCTTCTGGGCCTTGAGAGCCTCAAAAAAGCAAGCCTCCAGCGCTTTGCCCCCGAAATGCAGGCAACAGTCGCTCCCTGTTTCGAGGCGCTGATCGTCCAACTGCGCCCATTCGAGCAGGAAGAATAG
- a CDS encoding HEAT repeat domain-containing protein, protein MAHSQILPHPPEATDALLEVVHAQLAAGHFDPGDTALLAHMVEALADSRGMARLAIVEAFGQIGTPAVPLLIEGLAHHPNPVVRRSCGKALAKTGDPRAVPTLIAALLYDEDNVARSSAAGALAKVGAAAVPDLLVVLAADHPGSAKGHAAWALAFMGAEVADGLRAAYDSEAADVRTAVIGAIAGLDPELAAPHHYALLTTALADPAAPVRAEAAAALGNLEYTPAVASLIDRLTDPSPEVRRTVALALMKIAHPAALPALRAQLAQEEQPEVRPVLALALAQIEKHLSAEPPCN, encoded by the coding sequence ATGGCACACTCTCAGATTCTGCCGCACCCGCCGGAGGCGACGGACGCACTGCTCGAGGTGGTCCACGCGCAGCTGGCGGCTGGTCACTTCGATCCGGGCGACACGGCTTTGCTCGCCCACATGGTCGAGGCACTGGCCGACAGCCGGGGCATGGCGCGGCTGGCTATCGTCGAGGCGTTTGGCCAGATCGGTACCCCGGCGGTGCCGCTTCTTATCGAAGGGCTGGCCCACCATCCCAACCCGGTCGTGCGCCGCTCCTGCGGCAAAGCGCTGGCCAAGACCGGCGATCCGCGCGCCGTTCCCACACTGATTGCAGCCCTGCTCTACGACGAGGACAACGTTGCGCGCAGTTCCGCTGCCGGAGCGCTGGCTAAAGTCGGAGCCGCCGCTGTACCAGATTTGTTGGTGGTGCTGGCCGCCGATCATCCCGGTTCAGCCAAGGGGCACGCCGCCTGGGCGCTGGCCTTCATGGGAGCGGAAGTTGCCGACGGATTGCGCGCCGCCTACGATTCGGAGGCCGCCGACGTGCGCACGGCGGTGATTGGGGCGATTGCCGGACTCGATCCGGAGTTGGCCGCTCCCCACCACTATGCCCTTTTGACGACGGCCCTCGCTGATCCGGCGGCCCCGGTCCGAGCTGAAGCCGCCGCCGCCCTGGGCAATCTCGAATACACCCCGGCTGTCGCCTCCCTCATCGACCGGCTCACCGATCCGAGCCCGGAGGTGCGCCGCACGGTGGCCCTTGCCCTGATGAAGATTGCCCATCCCGCTGCCCTGCCTGCCCTGCGCGCGCAACTGGCCCAGGAAGAACAGCCGGAGGTGCGACCGGTGCTCGCCCTTGCCCTCGCCCAGATCGAAAAACATCTATCGGCTGAACCGCCATGCAACTGA
- a CDS encoding HEAT repeat domain-containing protein, which produces MDTDAIRAALSSANPQERMRGLVALRDVDTQTAVPLLISKLRDPEFVARSFVAMGLGRHRTDEAFAALLTLLHEEGDYNVRAEAANSLSLYGSPALPHLLRAFEQDDHWLVRRSILSALVEMPYPEALYQVAAIALADSDPIVRESGIDGLNALAQTSERERALQLLLPLVSDEWWRVRLRVTQALKAFFEDGRAMAALAYLAKDEDERVRAAAT; this is translated from the coding sequence ATGGATACTGACGCAATCCGAGCGGCCCTGAGTAGTGCCAATCCCCAGGAGCGGATGCGGGGTCTGGTGGCACTGCGCGACGTCGATACACAGACGGCAGTGCCGCTGCTAATCAGCAAGTTGCGCGATCCAGAATTTGTTGCCCGCTCCTTTGTGGCGATGGGCCTGGGCAGGCATCGCACCGACGAGGCGTTTGCTGCTTTGCTGACGCTGCTGCACGAAGAAGGCGACTACAACGTGCGCGCCGAGGCGGCCAATTCACTCTCGCTCTACGGTTCCCCGGCCCTGCCGCATCTGTTGCGGGCCTTTGAGCAGGACGATCACTGGCTGGTGCGCCGCAGCATTCTCTCGGCCCTCGTCGAGATGCCCTACCCGGAGGCGCTGTACCAGGTCGCAGCGATTGCCCTGGCCGACAGCGATCCGATCGTGCGCGAATCTGGAATCGACGGCCTGAATGCTCTGGCTCAGACCAGCGAGCGCGAGCGGGCACTTCAGCTATTGCTGCCCCTGGTGAGCGACGAGTGGTGGCGGGTGCGCCTGCGCGTCACCCAGGCTCTTAAAGCTTTTTTTGAGGATGGGCGGGCGATGGCTGCCCTCGCTTACCTCGCAAAAGACGAGGACGAGCGGGTAAGAGCAGCAGCGACTTAA